Proteins encoded within one genomic window of Oscarella lobularis chromosome 6, ooOscLobu1.1, whole genome shotgun sequence:
- the LOC136188578 gene encoding uncharacterized protein, with protein sequence MAQNNTYSCFYDLPLTRSRSRRACFGRITSFSGRKARERGFFDDVTLCVEHARVALDKSSKCCVLFDSSRCDGSLRTCSERLLPVLDDISGIPAAFICRRHHDSIDSLPEVSTHPLYRPPPKRQSGTIQTDTESSSETAELPCVQDQLSAACLQVQQLLFEKEQLALEAAAENALSETTSLQLNDARCDIKRLEAENAVLRSQIASSAAINSSLTAELHATKADRDEKTRQIQRLKEESERIKTESFLGLVKSFQEAFRQHVPKEGKLNSATEMEAFCEEHSPGLFSLLEKAITSDYSLQIDSERRAALRQSRVVGELHRLAYLGNQLNTTFVNDVGLHLSLSGCSEAALEFGRRLGFCGHPKTIRRFRRSLADDNRRLVNARLKTALDNDHLALLVVDDFHSIHSVQRPTSSETSRAFHFATAITDIHSTIPGLTVQGNASAIHYCPSENFPRGGIAIAHVREHFLENLPDLMASTWLSVLPSSFRHLNTRDIQSSLEDQRCYVTPSQRELDSLKSCCLLSETEQNLKSLGDYKAAVENAIDLYPALKRYLDNKVMPSLGDYPTFYFLKKMVAQCK encoded by the exons ATGGCTCAAAACAACACTTACTCGTGCTTTTACGACCTTCCGCTAActcgctctcgctctcgccgtGCTTGTTTCGGACGGATCACGTCTTTTTCAGGACGAAAAGCTCGAGAACGcggcttcttcgacgacgtcaccctATGCGTTGAACACGCCCGGGTTGCCCTCGATAAATCCTCGAAGTGCTGCGTACTTTTTGATTCTTCTAGGTGTGATGGAAGTCTGCGGACGTGTTCTGAGAGGCTACTGCCCGTTCTCGACGATATTAGCGGCATCCCGGCGGCGTTCATCTGTCGACGTCACCACGACTCCATTGACTCACTACCGGAAGTTTCAACACACCCCCTGTATCGACCTCCACCAAAGCGGCAATCTGGAACGATTCAG ACTGATACCGAAAGTTCATCTGAAACCGCTGAGCTGCCGTGCGTTCAGGACCAGTTGTCAGCTGCGTGCCTCCAAGTACAGCAGCTGCTGTTTGAGAAAGAACAGCTGGCTCTAGAGGCGGCTGCAGAGAACGCACTTTCAG AAACAACTAGCCTGCAGCTCAATGACGCCCGCTGTGATATAAAACGACTTGAAGCAGAAAACG CTGTGCTTCGAAGTCAGATTGCTTCATCTGCTGCTATTAACAGCAGTTTGACAGCAGAACTACATGCCACGAAGGCAGACAGAG ATGAAAAGACTCGTCAAATCCAACgcttgaaagaagaaagtgaaCGAATAAAAACCG AGTCGTTCCTTGGCTTAGTCAAATCATTCCAGGAAGCTTTTCGTCAGCACGTACctaaagaaggaaaactcAACAGTGCAACGGAAATGGAAGCCTTTTGCGAAGAGCATTCCCCTGGATTGTTCAGCCTCCTTGAAAAAGCAATTACAAGCGACTATTCGCTTCAGATAGACTCCGAGAGACGAGCAGCTCTCCGGCAATCTCGAGTTGTTGGAGAGTTGCATCGCCTGGCGTATCTCGGCAACCAG CTTAATACAACCTTTGTAAACGACGTTGGTCTTCATTTGTCCCTATCTGGTTGCTCTGAAGCTGCTCTGGAATTCGGAAGGAGGCTTGGATTCTGTGGTCACCCTAAGACCATAAGAAGATTTCGAAGATCCCTAGCAGATGATAATAGGCGTCTTGTCAACGCTCGCTTGAAAACGGCCTTGGACAATGACCATCTAGCACTGCTTGTTGTGGACGACTTTCATAGTATCCACTCAGTGCAACGTCCAACATCGTCAGAAACGTCTCGGGCGTTCCACTTTGCTACAGCAATAACTGATATCCATTCAACTATACCCGGTCTTACTGTGCAAGGCAATGCTTCTGCTATCCATTATTGTCCTTCGGAAAATTTCCCAAGAGGGGGGATAGCAATCGCTCATGTCCGAGAACATTTTCTTGAAAATCTTCCTGACCTCATGGCAAGCACGTGGCTGTCAGTATTGCCATCGTCATTTAGGCATCTAAACACAAGGGACATACAGTCATCGCTTGAAGACCAAAG GTGCTATGTGACTCCTTCTCAGAGGGAGCTCGATAGCCTCAAAAGCTGCTGCTTGCTGAGCGAAACTGAGCAAAATCTCAAAAGTCTAGGTGACTACAAGGCGGCTGTAGAAAATGCTATCGATTTATACCCAGCATTAAAAAG GTACCTAGACAATAAGGTGATGCCATCTCTGGGAGACTATCCAACTTTCTATTTCCTAAAAAAGATGGTAGCTCAG TGCAAATAA
- the LOC136188003 gene encoding uncharacterized protein, which produces MTSTEEQSTVDKIADALLNRLEKKEKEKRTYKRSHKNESDSSDPAPSKLARNIEMSSTFHQRRITIVPSTLCHQVFDSLISLSATVEVDGKCREAAKRFAEAEAWDMKEKVLRNYFASALRKVLDSSVVEVHTEEELTNQEGTVKAYADVAVCAFDSAKVVCEAKCYTGSGSPVAQALGAVRYAVLPGYASPVIAVAIHQSMDVEVFGVCPVYFGTDDEKLATAKVFPSLNLRDDDLEESFAKFLAWLAAAIPRLSSVELDDKISLPRPLTTKTVGKITFVRHIRNATFEVVKENGEHIVAKFILSKRQYGKEVQDFCSEKNFAPRFIHSEIVPSKIKGRSRRSVKMIFMEFVPNTPITEFAAAATSVEKKKLYDQLKSILDTLHSNSMVHGDLHLRNVLVHTSDHTPFLVDFDFSGKTGEEGRYSPFLRESDEWHPRVRRAKQKCPLHPDHDTYLFNKVIAPKLK; this is translated from the exons ATGACAAGCACGGAAGAGCA GTCTACAGTGGACAAGATAGCCGACGCTCTATTGAACAGattggagaagaaggagaaggagaaaagaa CATACAAGCGCTCTCACAAAAACGAGAGCGACAGCAGTGATCCGGC ACCTAGCAAATTAGCAAGAAACATAGAAATGTCTTCAACGTTTCATCAGCGACGAATTACAATCGTTCCGTCAACGCTTTGTCACCAAGTCTTCGATTCTTTGATCTCGCTAAGTGCCACTGTTGAGGTTGACGGGAAGTGTCGAGAAGCTGCTAAGCGGTTTGCTGAAGCGGAAGCTTGGgatatgaaagaaaaagtatTAAGAAATTATTTTGCTTCTGCCCTCAGAAAGGTTCTGGATTCGTCTGTTGTTGAAGTCCATACCGAAGAAGAGCTGACAAATCAAGAGGGCACGGTAAAGGCGTACGCAGATGTGGCCGTATGTGCGTTCGATAGTGCGAAAGTGGTCTGTGAAGCCAAATGTTATACTGGGAGCGGTAGCCCAGTAGCACAAGCTCTCGGTGCAGTGCGATATGCTGTATTACCCGGTTACGCCTCTCCTGTGATTGCAGTTGCAATTCATCAATCAATGGACGTTGAAGTATTTGGTGTGTGCCCTGTCTATTTCGGGACAGATGACGAAAAGTTGGCAACGGCGAAAGTCTTTCCGTCACTCAATTTAAGAGATGACGATCTAGAGGAATCTTTTGCTAAGTTTCTTGCCTGGCTGGCCGCTGCAATTCCACGTTTGTCGTCCGTCGAGTTGGACGACAAAATTTCATTGCCTCGTCCTCTTACGACAAAAACCGTTGGCAAAATCACGTTTGTTCGTCACATTCGAAACGCTACGTTTGAAGTTGTCAAAGAAAACGGTGAGCACATCGTCGCCAAATTCATACTTTCCAAACGTCAGTACGGCAAAGAGGTTCAGGACTTTTGCAGCGAGAAGAATTTTGCTCCGCGCTTCATTCATTCTGAAATTGTTCCTTCCAAAATCAAAGGGCGTTCCCGCCGTTCCGTGAAAATGATCTTCATGGAGTTTGTCCCAAATACGCCTATTACAGAATTTGCTGCCGCTGCGACGTCagttgaaaagaagaagctcTATGATCAGCTCAAGTCAATTCTGGACACACTGCACTCGAATAGTATGGTTCATGGCGATTTGCATCTTCGAAACGTGCTTGTGCACACCTCTGATCACACCccatttctcgtcgattttgatttttcaggGAAAACGGGTGAGGAAGGGCGCTATTCTCCCTTCTTGCGCGAGTCCGACGAGTGGCACCCGCGGGTGCGTCGGGCCAAGCAGAAGTGTCCTCTGCACCCTGATCACGACACCTACCTCTTCAATAAAGTCATTGCGCCAAAATTGAAGTGA
- the LOC136188443 gene encoding dynein beta chain, ciliary-like, with the protein MYVLVLVHPGCTDFYVVLLGKKSFEAIMGGERNHLAQHVTSSLDDLAAFIMRVDAGLAKEVEDGDYDGLVATYEQEMSDQVHTLLEELPDRWTNLKKVAATAKQVVAPLQANEVAIIRKKCSSFDVKQHEFRELFRRTAPLEYNSSNAYARLDRLHVKVAALEREMGALHESASLFEVNTPDYGQLKACRRREVGQLKQLWDVVELVHSSIEEWKTTL; encoded by the exons ATGTATGTCTTGGTTTTGGTGCATCCGGGTTGCACAG ACTTTTATGTTGTGTTGTTGGGAAAAAAGAGTTTCGAGGCGATCATGGGAGGAGAAAGG AACCACCTTGCTCAACACGTCACAAGCAG tCTCGACGACCTGGCTGCTTTCATCATGCGAGTCGATGCGGGATTGGCCAAAGAggtcgaagacggcgactaCGACGGTCTCGTTGCC ACGTACGAACAGGAGATGTCCGACCAGGTGCACACGCTCCTCGAAGAGCTGCCCGATCGATGGACGAACCTGAAAAAAGTGGCGGCGACAGCGAAGCAAGTCGTCGCGCCACTCCAAGCGAACGAAGTGGCGATCATTCGAAAGAAgtgctcgtcgttcgacgtgaAGCAGCACGAGTTCCGAGAGCTCTTTCGACGAACCGCGCCGCTTGAGTAcaattcgtcgaacgcgtacGCGCGTCTCGATCGGCTGCACGTCAAAGTCGCCGCGCTCGAACGCGAAATGGGCGCCCTACacgaatcggcgtcgctgTTCGAGGTAAACACGCCCGACTATGGGCAACTGAAagcgtgccgtcgacgcgaagtcgGTCAACTGAAGCAACTGtgggacgtcgtcgaattggttCACAGTTCGATCGAGGAGTGGAAGACGACGCTGTGA
- the LOC136187993 gene encoding uncharacterized protein translates to MIKEFGREFGQDLTVTENTDVDHNEVGLTVKKEGEIPGLRNLPAICASAKSKPDFVVIYCEVPVMVIELQSPCKFENAIRQTYLYVFDHLRLLRNISTTFKKWSGYLYAKPSKRHQCPEKEVNGCVTRVDIKWLDEELAFEVTFKPLKLDEYKANTKKHLKKQIDDLRRHLGAEKPPLLFGIPLSEGSITFLNTKIAAAFSKTANPPVPKKLKTSLEQWPSLTSIIVADKDWVFKYIFSVVEEKTIRDLREFSEEIDVSDCQFLFPDPKRFRISDKAFFRYPRLPAYPMSKEEVRECFHDYAKSVSEALSSMHNLLKYAHCDVRMENIVFKEKEDDTGEYYAVLIDLDRSSPSQCLMSPKYTKAGAMYEVTGLVASQVTNEMLDWRQLGILLTFCHQDVDIKKYHKLKPSAESLTDPYIGDLLKGEKSDVERLRLRTEPGKTIGHVIKNRPPLEATS, encoded by the exons atgaTTAAAGAATTTGGACGTGAGTTTGGACAAGATCTTACCGTCACAGAGAACACTGACGTAGACCATAATGAAGTTGGACTTACcgtcaaaaaagaaggagaaattccTGGCTTACGCAATCTTCCTGCTATATGTGCATCTGCAAAATCAAAGCCTGACTTTGTTGTCATATATTGTGAGGTGCCGGTTATGGTCATAGAATTGCAGTCTCCCTGCAAATTCGAGAATGCAATCAGGCAAACGTACCTGTATGTTTTTGATCACCTTCGTCTCCTGCGCAATATCAGCACGACTTTCAAGAAGTGGAGTGGTTACCTTTATGCGAAGCCTTCCAAACGTCACCAATGCCCTGAGAAGGAAGTCAATGGTTGCGTAACCCGCGTTGATATCAAGTGGCTGGATGAAGAATTAGCATTTGAAGTGACTTTTAAGCCACTGAAACTTGACGAATACAAGGCAAACACGAAGAAGCACTTGAAGAAGCAAATTGACGATCTTCGGCGTCATTTAGGTGCTGAAAAGCCACCTTTGCTGTTTGGCATTCCACTATCAGAAGGGTCGATTACCTTCCTCAACACGAAAATTGCAGCCGCCTTTTCTAAAACCGCCAATCCACCGGTTCCCAAAAAGCTAAAAACGTCATTAGAACAGTGGCCATCTCTAACGTCGATTATTGTTGCTGATAAGGATTGGGTATTCAAGTACATCTTTTCGGTGGTTGAGGAAAAAACAATTCGTGACCTAAGAGAATTCTCAGAGGAAATAGACGTTTCTGACTGTCAATTCCTGTTTCCAGATCCGAAGCGTTTCCGCATCTCTGACAAGGCCTTCTTCAGGTATCCACGTTTGCCCGCCTACCCTATGTCAAAGGAAGAAGTTCGAGAATGCTTTCATGACTATGCCAAGAGTGTTTCAGAAGCTCTGTCATCGATGCACAACCTTCTGAAATATGCGCATTGCGACGTGCGCATGGAAAACATcgttttcaaagaaaaagaag ATGACACGGGAGAGTATTACGCGGTTTTAATAGATCTTGATCGATCAAGTCCAAGTCAATGTCTAATGTCACCTAAGTACACTAAAGCCGGTGCAATGTACGAAGTGACAGGCCTCGTCGCATCACAAGTGACAAATGAAATGTTGGATTGGCGCCAACTTGGAATACTTCTCACTTTCTGTCATCAAGATGTTGATATCAAGAAGTATCACAAACTGAAGCCGTCCGCAGAATCATTGACTGATCCTTACATCGGAGACTTACTCAAAG GTGAGAAGAGCGATGTGGAGAGACTGCGCCTTCGCACGGAGCCTGGCAAGACTATTGGTCATGTGATCAAA AATCGCCCCCCGCTTGAAGCAACGTCGTGA
- the LOC136188002 gene encoding uncharacterized protein, whose product MEKMEELLKRIERLEKEKEKNEILEKENKKFAKENEELKKRMHAVELAKDVAEVTELLRDVDLSQTSASVLTVSEASAMGRVIHHYESNMAKFNELKPKLAAEFLTEIEQQELRELTATLKSGKEKYVDMLSISKWPSTIATNNFARARFAGTEMRIPASLFCDVFKTYMPPEISAREEVDDSFSRHFQRLLFYSNCQYKDKKGKIVKEEMKLNLSIVKLLLSGDIEISEQVKVQSYAVDGAVKFLEKSIKDWLFHAFLECKIAVGQGDPRIQGVAYVKNAGDPIVAEGKVWLLPPSLVLAWREFEVDIYGTVTLQPQHREKKGEVGIACSHLAHFSLTNAEVAKAMVCWLKGMLEELKQKRVEPARQKFPLIAEYEDDEGRKFPLTFTEHIRDNVFSATATTGSVEEGRIVKFVGRYGKEVHKLCADNDFAPALYSCQFLPEHSVWMLVMAKDDGFRTLKSALDDQTVQKPAAVKENLKNALECIHRNAYVHGDFRSPNILVNNDGEVKLIDFDWSGKEASVYYPVPLNDGIDWPKGAAFDQRIRKEHDCFFLEKHLSRL is encoded by the exons ATGGAAAAAATGGAAGAATTACTGAAAAGAATCGAAAGattagagaaagaaaaagaaaaaaacgaaatattagaaaaagaaaacaaaaaattcgcaaaagaaaacgaagaattgAAGAAACGAATGCACGCAGTGGAATTGGCAAAGGATGTTGCTGAGGTGACAGAGCTACTTCGAGATGTGGATCTATCCCAGACAA GTGCCTCAGTACTGACTGTATCAG AAGCGTCAGCGATGGGAAGAGTTATTCATCACTATGAAAGTAATATGGCGAAATTCAATGAATTAAAGCCTAAATTAG CTGCAGAATTCCTGACTGAAATCGAGCAGCAAGAATTGCGTGAATTGACCGCCACTCTGAAGTCAGGAA AAGAGAAGTACGTTGACATGCTTTCAATA TCGAAGTGGCCTTCGACTATAGCAACTAACAACTTTGCTCGAGCCAGGTTTGCTGGAACAGAAATGCGAATTCCTGCATCTCTCTTCTGCGACGTCTTCAAAACGTATATGCCTCCAGAGATATCGGCCAGAGAAGAAGTTGACGATTCATTTTCGCGTCACTTTCAAAGGCTCCTATTTTACTCAAATTGTCAATACAAAGACAAGAAGGGAAAAATAGTCAAAGAGGAGATGAAACTTAATCTATCAATTGTGAAGCTTCTCTTATCTGGCGACATTGAAATAAGCGAGCAGGTCAAAGTGCAATCTTATGCTGTTGATGGTGCTGTCAAGTTCCTTGAGAAGAGCATCAAAGATTGGCTTTTTCATGCATTTCTGGAGTGCAAAATAGCCGTTGGCCAGGGTGATCCTCGTATTCAAGGAGTGGCTTATGTGAAGAATGCAGGTGATCCGATTGTTGCGGAG GGTAAGGTCTGGTTATTACCTCCTTCTCTCGTCTTGGCATGGCGCGAGTTTGAGGTCGATATTTATGGGACAGTTACCCTTCAACCCCAGcatagagaaaagaaaggcgaagtAGGAATTGCATGTTCGCACTTGGCACACTTCTCGCTAACGAATGCAGAAGTGGCGAAAGCCATGGTTTGTTGGCTAAAGGGAATGCTTGAGGAACTTAAACAAAAACGCGTGGAACCGGCTCGTCAGAAGTTTCCTCTCATTGCTGAatacgaagacgacgaaggacgAAAGTTTCCGCTTACCTTCACGGAGCACATTCGTGACAACGTCTTCAGcgctactgcaactactggTTCTGTAGAAGAAGGCCGTATTGTCAAATTCGTTGGTCGCTACGGAAAGGAAGTGCATAAGCTTTGCGCTGACAATGACTTTGCTCCTGCTCTCTACTCCTGTCAGTTTCTTCCTGAACATTCGGTTTGGATGCTAGTCATGGCCAAGGACGACGGCTTCCGTACCCTCAAAAGTGCCCTTGATGATCAAACAGTGCAGAAGCCGGCTGCagtaaaagaaaatctaaagaaTGCCCTCGAGTGCATTCACAGAAACGCATATGTTCATGGTGACTTTCGATCTCCCAACATACTAGTTAACAACGATGGCGAGGTGAAGCTCATTGACTTTGATTGGTCGGGAAAAGAAGCCTCAGTTTACTATCCTGTACCTCTCAACGACGGAATCGATTGGCCAAAAGGAGCAGCGTTTGATCAGCGCATACGTAAGGAGCACGATTGCTTCTTCCTGGAGAAGCACTTGTCTCGGCTATGA
- the LOC136188570 gene encoding uncharacterized protein has translation MAEQPSGPDPNNEGRKPKQGRYEATKNSFMAGIMTGVGRYAGSSMAILVLGLAVFVYSTFGFPPRPQSWRLASSIENGGIYPDLPLKERKPVINRAAEAQKFLFDVAAEGVYTVLVGPQGCGKTRLLLEIVRNQSGIVYVEYEPGRLFDNLRRAFDLRLPSEMLPIGFSYIPLLRHHLSYINWELGNDVDDALRLLMDVILPQASSYDAKAGRPFVLIIDDINKMLNRVEKGENALHKLQAALKKIADKLYMHVVLVDSAGEVVSHLRQKSAASRMQVIEVGDVDRENSIYLLSYRISKTNTSLSASDVYEVITGGRLLLIWTAVKCIEREHVSTIQAVMDCVSEEIPVRPNLKICGLAYYNESSLSWMVVRDLLEGDELIDTLDTKYTMSSSSFEFDLIFRCLVQNDIIYQHRNHSVTLYSNLVRTILRKRISDSKLHLGIVEEINQDKLEHKVGSEEAKESKETEEVKLEKEKSEL, from the exons atggcggagcAACCAAGTGGTCCCGATCCGAACAATGAAGGCCGGAAGCCCAAGCAAGGACGATACGAGGCGACAAAA AACTCCTTTATGGCCGGCATTATGACTGGAGTAGGACGGTACGCAGGCTCGTCGATGGCCATTCTCGTCCTGGGTCTGGCTGTATTTGTCTATTCGACATTTGGTTTCCCGCCGCGGCCGCAGAGCTGGCGTCTAGCTTCGTCTATTGAAAACGGAGGAATTTATCCCGACTTGCCgttaaaagaaagaaagcccGTCATTAATCGTGCTGCAGAAGCTCAGAAATTCCTGTTCGATGTCGCCGCAGAAGGAGTATACACTGTTTTGGTAGGACCTCAAGGTTGCGGAAAAACACGCCTGCTCTTGGAAATTGTTCGAAATCAATCAGGTATTGTCTATGTAGAATACGAACCAGGCCGTCTGTTTGACAACCTGCGGCGTGCCTTTGATCTCCGTCTTCCATCTGAAATGCTGCCAATAGGCTTTTCGTATATTCCTCTTCTCCGTCACCATTTGTCATACATCAACTGGGAACTTGGAAATGACGTAGATGACGCTTTACGTTTACTGATGGATGTAATTCTACCACAAGCGTCTTCTTACGATGCAAAAGCAGGACGACCTTTTGTTCTCATTATAGACGATATTAACAAAATGCTAAATCGGGTTGAAAAGGGGGAAAACGCGCTCCACAAACTGCAGGCAGCCCTAAAGAAAATAGCAGACAAACTTTATATGCACGTGGTGCTGGTAGACTCTGCAGGTGAGGTGGTTTCACACTTAAGACAGAAAAGTGCAGCGTCAAGAATGCAAGTTATAGAAGTCGGTGATGTTGACAGGGAGAATTCTATCTACTTGCTGTCATATCGAATCTCGAAGACGAATACGAGCCTATCTGCGTCTGACGTATATGAGGTCATCACTGGAGGGCGACTGTTGTTGATATGGACAGCAGTTAAGTGCATCGAAAGAGAACATGTGTCAACGATTCAAGCGGTCATGGATTGCGTTTCTGAGGAAATACCTGTCCGGCCAAACCTTAAAATATGCGGACTTGCCTACTACAACGAATCTTCTCTTAGTTGGATGGTAGTGAGGGACTTACTCGAAGGAGACGAGCTTATCGACACTTTGGATACAAAGTACACCATGTCAAGTAGCTCATTTGAGTTTGACTTGATTTTCCGTTGTCTCGTTCAAAATGATATCATATATCAGCACCGTAATCACAGTGTCACACTATACAGTAATTTGGTCAGAACCATCTTACGGAAAAGAATTTCTGATTCCAAATTGCACCTTGGAATAGTAGAAGAGATCAACCAAGATAAACTGGAGCACAAAGTAGGGTCAGAAGAGGCCAAAGAATCCAAAGAAACAGAGGAAGTCAAGCTGGAGAAGGAAAAGTCTGAATTGTGA
- the LOC136188444 gene encoding dual specificity protein phosphatase CDC14A-like yields the protein MGNIKSRALKNSTGLYFATLRTCPRSTPSVHYFNIDDEFHYENFYADFGPLNLAMLYRYCCKLNKKLKSSALAKKKIVHYTSYDSDRKRANAAYLVGAYAIIYHRKSPEEVFASLTSGQPPYLPFRTNGPHYVNGSFSGRRCRRRKSAGAFIGTRRAARST from the exons ATGGGTAACATTAAAAGC CGCGCTCTAAAGAACTCCACTGGCCTCTACTTCGCGACGCTTCGCACTTGTCCGCGTAGTACGCCTTCCGTACACTACTtcaacatcgacgacgagtttcaTTACGAAAA CTTTTACGCCGATTTCGGCCCTCTAAATCTCGCAATGCTCTATCGCTACTGCTGCAAACTCAACAAGAAACTCAAG tcgaGCGCGttagcgaagaagaagatcgtcCATTACACGTCGTACGACAGCGACCGAAAGCGAGCGAACGCCGCCTATCTCGTCGGTGCGTACGCG ATAATCTATCATCGGAAATCGCCCGAAGAAGTGTTCGCTTCGCTGACCTCGGGCCAACCGCCCTATTTGCCATTCAG GACGAATGGTCCTCATTACGTAAACGGATCGTTTTCGGGCCGACgctgtcgccgccgaaaaTCAGCGGGGGCGTTTATAGGGACGCGTCGTGCGGCACGTTCCACTTGA